Proteins encoded within one genomic window of Callithrix jacchus isolate 240 chromosome 11, calJac240_pri, whole genome shotgun sequence:
- the LOC100895990 gene encoding tubulin alpha-1A chain-like, whose protein sequence is MERLSVDYGKKSKLEFSIYPAPQVSTAVVEPYNSILTTHTTLEHSDCAFMVDNEAIYDICRRNLDIERPTSTNLNRLIGQIVSSITASLRFDGALNVDLTEFQTNLVPYPRIHFPLATYAPVISAEKAYHEQLSVAEITNACFEPANQMVKCDPRHGKYMACCLLYRGDVVPKDVNAAIATIKTKCTIQFVDWCPTGFKVGINYQPPTVVPGGDLAKVQRAVCMLSNTTAIAEAWARLDHKFDLMYAKRAFVHWYVGEGMEEGEFSEAREDMAALEKDYEEVGVDSVEGEGEEEGEEY, encoded by the coding sequence ATGGAACGGCTCTCAGTTGATTATGGCAAGAAGTCCAAGCTGGAGTTCTCCATCTACCCGGCGCCCCAGGTTTCCACAGCTGTAGTTGAGCCCTACAACTCCATCCTCACCACCCACACCACCCTGGAGCACTCTGATTGTGCCTTCATGGTAGACAATGAGGCCATCTATGACATCTGTCGTAGAAACCTCGATATTGAGCGCCCAACCTCCACTAACCTGAATAGATTAATAGGTCAAATTGTGTCCTCCATCACTGCTTCCCTGAGATTTGATGGAGCCCTGAATGTTGACCTGACAgaattccagaccaacctggtgCCCTATCCTCGCATCCACTTCCCTCTGGCCACATATGCCCCTGTCATCTCTGCTGAGAAAGCCTACCATGAACAGCTTTCTGTAGCAGAGATCACCAATGCTTGCTTTGAGCCAGCCAACCAGATGGTGAAATGTGACCCTCGCCATGGTAAATACATGGCTTGCTGCCTGTTGTACCGTGGTGATGTGGTTCCCAAAGATGTCAATGCTGCCATCGCCACAATCAAGACCAAGTGTACCATCCAGTTTGTGGATTGGTGCCCCACTGGCTTCAAGGTTGGCATCAACTACCAGCCTCCCACTGTGGTGCCTGGTGGAGACCTGGCCAAGGTACAGAGAGCTGTGTGCATGCTGAGCAACACCACAGCCATTGCTGAGGCCTGGGCTCGCCTGGACCACAAGTTTGACCTGATGTATGCCAAGCGTGCCTTTGTTCACTGGTACGTGGGtgaggggatggaggaaggagagtTTTCAGAGGCCCGTGAGGACATGGCTGCCCTTGAGAAGGATTATGAGGAGGTTGGTGTGGATTCTGTTGAAGGAGAAGGCGAGGAAGAAGGTGAGGAATACTAA